The Terracoccus luteus genome includes a region encoding these proteins:
- a CDS encoding 3'-5' exonuclease — MSVIITKLVSKLEPGLKKKAFAFLEKLSEDPSLPGLHIEPINNSADPRVRTGRVDQGYRAVLFKLTTPDSVDYVLHGIWPHDDAIEVAQKVVLKLNPISGVPEILDAAPTVVPEPEAAPAEVTPAGGKTSLPPMLAAYGFGVKDLVDSLGLDARFAELAMAATDEDSLASVVDRAPADWQGLALIDLIGGTSISDIKERYGLGQHETEDVHSDEAIIEGLKRPASQLTFAWIESNAELERVINEGDFGAWRIFLHPDQRQYVYKGYNGSARLTGGAGTGKTVVVLHRARALTRRMPTPRVLVTTYTTNLANMLDRDLRRLDPDLPRAKNIGDAGAYVVGVDAFAARVVKAAGPGIAKAAEAVLGVATTEVSDRSPSTAWADAIAVAGQALPPQLKSPGFFEEEYSAVVLPNQIREKAEYLKVRRPGRGVALDRAKRTAVWDVIASYRATGRIYGRLDYPEVATLAAEHLNLQAAAGATRPFDYVLVDEGQDLSPSRWQLLRAAVAEGKDDIFIAEDSHQRIYGHRITLSQYGIKIVGRARRLNLNYRTTAQNLRWAMSVLDGADYSDLEGEAEDHSKYRSARSGPVPQFIACESVADELDRVADLVKGWTSETDVAPETLAILVRDRNQQERVVSGLAERGVTVRGVDNEAIRPGQPVVMTMHRSKGTEFSKVVLFGVREGSIPAALRDQNYDESAQADALLRERSLLYVAATRARDLLAVTWSGKPSPLVKR; from the coding sequence ATGTCCGTGATCATCACCAAGTTGGTGAGCAAGCTCGAACCTGGTCTCAAGAAGAAGGCGTTTGCGTTCCTCGAGAAGCTGTCAGAGGACCCATCGCTGCCTGGGCTGCACATCGAGCCGATCAACAACAGTGCCGACCCCCGCGTCAGGACTGGACGTGTCGACCAGGGCTACCGCGCGGTCCTCTTCAAGCTGACCACCCCCGATTCTGTCGACTACGTCCTCCACGGCATCTGGCCGCACGACGACGCGATCGAGGTGGCGCAGAAGGTCGTGCTCAAGCTGAACCCGATCTCCGGTGTGCCCGAGATTCTCGACGCCGCCCCCACGGTTGTCCCCGAACCAGAGGCGGCGCCTGCGGAGGTCACTCCAGCGGGAGGGAAGACGAGCCTGCCCCCGATGCTGGCGGCATACGGCTTCGGGGTGAAGGACCTCGTCGACAGCCTCGGACTCGATGCGCGCTTCGCAGAGCTCGCGATGGCCGCCACGGACGAGGACTCCCTCGCCTCTGTGGTCGACAGGGCCCCCGCGGACTGGCAGGGGCTCGCGCTGATCGACCTGATAGGTGGAACCTCGATCAGCGACATCAAGGAACGCTACGGACTCGGCCAGCACGAGACCGAAGACGTCCACTCGGACGAGGCGATCATCGAAGGCCTCAAGCGGCCCGCGAGTCAGCTCACCTTCGCGTGGATCGAGTCCAACGCGGAGCTCGAGCGCGTCATCAACGAGGGTGACTTCGGCGCGTGGCGGATCTTCCTCCACCCGGACCAGCGCCAGTACGTCTACAAGGGGTACAACGGATCGGCCCGCCTTACCGGAGGAGCGGGGACCGGGAAGACGGTGGTCGTGCTGCACCGCGCCCGTGCGCTCACCCGACGCATGCCCACCCCTCGCGTGCTCGTGACCACGTACACCACAAACCTCGCGAACATGCTCGACCGGGACCTGCGTCGGCTGGATCCGGATCTGCCGCGCGCCAAGAACATCGGGGACGCCGGCGCCTACGTCGTGGGCGTCGATGCCTTCGCGGCTCGCGTCGTCAAGGCTGCTGGGCCTGGCATCGCGAAGGCGGCCGAGGCCGTGTTGGGAGTCGCGACCACCGAGGTCTCCGATCGGAGCCCGAGCACCGCTTGGGCCGACGCCATCGCCGTCGCCGGCCAGGCGCTTCCGCCGCAGCTCAAGAGCCCTGGGTTCTTTGAGGAGGAGTACTCGGCTGTCGTGCTGCCGAACCAGATCAGGGAGAAGGCGGAGTACCTCAAGGTGCGCAGGCCTGGGCGTGGTGTTGCGCTGGACCGTGCCAAGCGCACGGCGGTGTGGGACGTCATCGCCTCCTACCGCGCGACGGGCCGCATCTACGGTCGGCTGGACTATCCCGAGGTCGCGACGTTGGCCGCCGAGCACCTGAACCTGCAGGCGGCCGCCGGAGCCACTCGGCCCTTCGATTATGTGCTCGTGGACGAGGGCCAGGACCTCTCGCCGTCACGGTGGCAGCTTCTGCGTGCGGCCGTCGCCGAAGGGAAGGACGACATCTTCATTGCCGAGGATTCTCACCAGCGGATCTACGGCCACCGGATCACGTTGTCCCAGTATGGGATCAAGATCGTCGGGCGCGCGCGCCGGCTGAACCTCAACTACCGGACAACGGCACAGAACCTGCGCTGGGCAATGTCCGTGCTCGACGGCGCGGACTACAGCGATCTCGAGGGCGAGGCTGAGGACCACTCGAAGTACCGCTCTGCACGGAGCGGGCCGGTGCCTCAGTTCATTGCATGCGAGTCCGTGGCGGACGAGCTCGACCGCGTTGCTGATCTGGTCAAGGGGTGGACGTCCGAGACCGATGTCGCGCCCGAGACGCTGGCGATCCTGGTCCGCGATCGGAACCAGCAGGAGCGCGTCGTATCAGGGCTGGCCGAACGAGGTGTCACAGTGCGGGGCGTCGACAACGAGGCCATCAGGCCAGGGCAGCCCGTCGTGATGACGATGCACCGGTCGAAGGGGACCGAGTTCAGCAAGGTTGTCCTCTTCGGGGTGCGCGAGGGCTCTATCCCCGCTGCCCTGCGCGACCAGAACTACGACGAGTCCGCGCAGGCGGACGCGCTACTGCGAGAGCGGTCGTTGCTCTACGTCGCGGCGACGCGCGCGCGTGACCTGCTTGCCGTGACGTGGTCCGGCAAACCCAGCCCACTAGTGAAGAGGTGA
- a CDS encoding DEAD/DEAH box helicase, translating into MAELLPSLQAGALRQGIVDYLTTTFALADPEAAQALTEFLSDAEDGIFRGPYLRLRLPYRPADDGWQRSLDWDPGLVPYGHQAAAYARLTTNDLGPDKPRPLPTLVTTGTGSGKTETFLHPILDHVVRANRAGVTGMKALILYPMNALANDQAGRLTHLLTTRPELASVTAGIYTGEQDPEHRTIVSKRGLINDRGAMRSLAPDILLTNYKMLDQLLLRQDDQPIWKQSATSLTYLVLDEFHTYDGAQGTDVAMLLRRLGMALKSHWPDEDSSITEADRARPLGKITPVATSATLGDRGDPSTMVGFAHTVFGDDFGPDSVITESRLSLDEWVGSAVSEVSAQQLAPRRLRDLTEAELRGLVGRCDRLRDDPEALTREVFDALLEGVPEGDERGAARFPNGDDPATAEAFLGVSRVLPDVQALATAAVEATRREDLLEVIFPTETAADGTTELHLRALDHLVADLSHVRAIAGHGAITVELTLWVRELTRIDRDASLVTAYRWSDDGARLGGTDEEPYAQSFPALYCRHCGRSGWGVELAAVGSDLQNDDTTIRRRHALKEGRFRPLLAAPAEADFSIGLGPSGEAERIENLLWFDTDHRTLLTKMPEPDDERLRAGRILPVLTHVGVEADDLSRKDTCPSCLQEDGIRFLGSAIATLLSVTLSTLFGEAALDPREKKSLVFTDSVQDAAHRAGFVEARSHTLTFRAMLRDAIGAGPCTLDELVERVFQRGQADPFSRYRMVPPDCIDRDEFDGWWKPNASVGRMSQARARVKRRLLFDTTLEFGLQSSFGRTLERTGSVAVQVEAGSPARLASLAKAALDLEGVQDTLDAPLSATPEADLVAWVRGVLEHMRQKGGIAHEWLSKYIASDGRRFFIWGGRPRTQGMPAFPSGRAAPAFPRVGGATMREPLLDPVTSPQSWYANWTAKTLRVSPRHGAVLAKALLDRLAKEDVLTASVTESGGTVFALAPSSIVIAPITDDELAKPTTLLVCDVCRTHLDGTTTVVEQLDGSRCTSVRCPGHLVSTPRSENFYRDLYASSDMRRIVSREHSSLLEDDVRLEYERAFRSGGTDPGAPNVLVATPTLEMGIDIGDLSTVLLASLPRTVASYLQRVGRAGRLTGNSLNVAFVTGRGEHLPRLGDPLSVINGEVRPPATYLNAEEILQRQYIASVIDRMARNPSQFIPSKAGLAMESAGYGTFLGDLVTEAENHADEYLEEFLETFDNLKPETQEMLRAWATPQEAAGEVDWGTSGLARLVYAASQRWGQLDLDLAHRRQEILAKLPELKAAAESPAASDDDKRDFRSAESTLKLVGRHHNDHRNKHWISSLEEYGLLPNYTLVDDSVTLDVAVTWRDPETNAYMSEQRTFNRVASLALRDFAPGATFYARGLEMDVDGLDLGTETNLIRPWAWCDVCGYACDLAPAGNQITVTSCPRCGSSQIADAAQRFEVVEMTRVLSEVRRDESRINDSSDERKKTRFVIAVAPDLNPANVTRQWAVTGGTFGIAHYRSMDIRWLNAGRASVSGMSARGVAGQQLPNTMFRVCAACGKADSHANANNRHEHRPWCRYRDASAEDARVVGLTRTLTTQAVVLSLPLQVTLGDSFAVPSLAAAVLLGLRERMGGNPDHLEVATIPAPIPGGAQGEVRDALLLHDIVPGGTGYLADLAEPEEMWDLLATALQVVALCPCKDENRMACHRCLLPFSFGLGADRLSRLAAERHLRTILGMSSPLESDEVPPADAMGWQVTEGPVGSGSSESHLELLFRNVFEERLKALNATVKEKPGPSGNRLTITFGGDQRVWTLTPQELSHGSIPDFVLRSNDPGIPPIAIFTDGWTYHASPQHNRIADDAVKRNTLRLNDFAVLGLTDADLTEGGKHAPAYEWVLPPVVDHLLALPAGQPGGGFNRDAVKALTGGPMDWLMSWIQQPHHAPRKALADAVWMLLAANGAVGIAVDAEASLAGLAAELMAAAGNATTSGAPSAIWWREGQVGVLTRLHPATQTAMETVVILDDSDSAVADPDHKRAWQRWLQLANAFTDASHTVVLTSTTLATTTGAPAVVVASVAAPAVDLAPEWAALADLVKDSALELALVRALANSTTVAVPVYGEEFANGTPVDFAWPNRKIAVLVDPDDASIEDLQADGWTVVDAKIEALLEALTEKEAH; encoded by the coding sequence ATGGCCGAGCTCCTCCCCAGCTTGCAGGCGGGTGCCCTACGGCAGGGCATCGTCGACTACCTGACGACGACGTTCGCCCTCGCCGACCCTGAGGCCGCGCAGGCCCTCACAGAGTTCCTCTCCGACGCGGAGGACGGCATCTTCCGCGGGCCGTACCTCCGCCTTCGCCTTCCGTACCGTCCCGCGGATGACGGCTGGCAGCGTTCGCTCGACTGGGACCCGGGCCTCGTTCCTTACGGCCACCAGGCGGCGGCGTACGCGCGGCTCACGACGAACGACCTCGGCCCCGACAAGCCGCGTCCCCTCCCGACCCTCGTCACGACGGGCACCGGCTCGGGCAAGACGGAGACGTTCCTCCACCCGATCCTCGACCACGTCGTCCGAGCCAACCGCGCGGGCGTGACCGGGATGAAGGCGCTCATCCTCTATCCGATGAACGCGCTGGCGAACGACCAGGCCGGCCGCCTCACCCACCTGCTCACGACGCGCCCAGAACTTGCGTCCGTTACGGCAGGCATCTACACCGGCGAGCAGGATCCCGAGCACCGGACGATCGTCTCCAAGCGCGGGCTCATCAACGACCGCGGCGCAATGCGCAGCCTGGCCCCCGACATCCTCCTGACCAACTACAAGATGCTCGACCAGCTCCTGCTGCGCCAGGATGACCAGCCGATCTGGAAGCAGAGCGCGACGTCGCTGACCTATCTCGTCCTCGACGAGTTCCACACCTACGACGGGGCTCAGGGGACGGACGTCGCCATGCTCCTTCGCCGGCTCGGCATGGCCCTCAAGAGCCATTGGCCCGACGAGGACTCCTCGATCACCGAGGCGGACCGAGCCCGCCCGCTCGGCAAGATCACCCCCGTTGCGACCTCGGCGACGCTCGGCGATCGCGGAGATCCCTCAACGATGGTCGGCTTCGCCCACACGGTCTTCGGCGACGACTTCGGACCAGACAGTGTGATCACCGAGTCTCGGCTCAGCCTCGATGAGTGGGTGGGTTCGGCGGTCTCAGAGGTCAGCGCGCAGCAATTGGCGCCCCGACGGCTCCGCGACCTGACCGAGGCCGAGCTTCGCGGCCTCGTTGGACGCTGCGACCGCCTCCGCGATGACCCGGAGGCGCTCACCCGCGAGGTGTTCGACGCTCTCCTCGAAGGGGTTCCCGAGGGCGACGAGCGGGGAGCTGCACGTTTCCCCAACGGCGATGACCCTGCGACCGCCGAGGCTTTCCTCGGAGTGTCTCGGGTGCTTCCGGACGTGCAGGCACTAGCCACGGCCGCGGTGGAGGCGACCCGCCGCGAGGACCTACTGGAGGTCATCTTCCCCACCGAGACTGCCGCGGATGGAACCACCGAGCTTCACCTCAGGGCGCTCGACCACCTCGTCGCCGACCTGAGCCACGTTCGCGCCATCGCTGGTCACGGGGCTATCACCGTGGAGCTCACCCTCTGGGTGCGTGAGCTCACCCGCATCGACCGCGACGCGTCCCTCGTCACGGCCTACCGCTGGAGCGACGACGGGGCCCGCCTTGGCGGCACGGACGAGGAACCCTACGCCCAGTCCTTCCCCGCCCTCTACTGCCGACACTGTGGCCGATCGGGCTGGGGCGTCGAGCTCGCGGCGGTGGGCAGCGACCTTCAGAACGACGACACGACCATCCGGAGGCGTCATGCCCTGAAGGAGGGCCGCTTCCGACCCCTCCTCGCCGCCCCCGCCGAGGCCGACTTCAGCATCGGGCTCGGGCCGTCCGGCGAGGCAGAGCGCATCGAAAACCTGCTCTGGTTCGACACCGACCACCGGACTTTGCTGACCAAGATGCCCGAGCCGGATGACGAGCGGCTCCGTGCCGGGCGGATCCTGCCGGTGCTCACCCATGTAGGCGTCGAGGCGGACGATCTCTCGCGCAAGGACACGTGCCCCTCCTGCCTGCAGGAGGACGGCATACGCTTCCTCGGCAGCGCCATCGCGACGCTCCTGTCCGTGACGCTCTCCACGCTGTTCGGCGAGGCTGCGCTGGACCCGCGCGAGAAGAAGTCCCTCGTTTTCACCGACAGCGTCCAGGACGCCGCCCACCGGGCCGGCTTCGTCGAGGCGCGCTCGCATACGCTGACCTTCCGCGCCATGCTCCGAGACGCGATCGGCGCCGGTCCCTGCACCCTCGACGAGCTCGTCGAGAGGGTGTTCCAGCGCGGCCAAGCCGACCCCTTCAGCCGCTACCGGATGGTTCCGCCCGACTGCATCGATCGCGATGAGTTCGACGGTTGGTGGAAACCCAACGCATCTGTTGGCCGCATGAGCCAGGCACGGGCACGCGTCAAGCGCCGGCTCCTGTTCGACACCACCCTGGAGTTCGGCCTCCAGTCGAGCTTCGGCCGCACCCTTGAGCGCACCGGGTCGGTCGCGGTCCAGGTGGAGGCCGGCAGCCCTGCGCGGCTCGCTTCCCTTGCCAAGGCGGCCCTCGACCTCGAAGGGGTGCAGGACACACTCGATGCCCCGCTGTCCGCCACACCAGAGGCCGACCTCGTGGCCTGGGTGCGAGGCGTCTTGGAGCACATGCGCCAGAAGGGTGGCATCGCCCACGAGTGGCTTTCGAAGTACATCGCCAGCGACGGCCGTCGCTTCTTCATCTGGGGTGGCAGACCTCGCACCCAGGGGATGCCCGCTTTCCCCTCGGGACGGGCGGCGCCCGCCTTCCCCCGCGTTGGCGGCGCGACGATGCGCGAGCCGCTGCTCGACCCCGTCACCTCGCCGCAGAGCTGGTATGCGAACTGGACCGCGAAGACACTGCGGGTCAGCCCCAGGCACGGGGCCGTGCTCGCCAAGGCACTCCTCGATCGGCTAGCCAAGGAGGATGTCCTCACGGCGAGCGTGACCGAGTCGGGGGGGACCGTCTTCGCGCTTGCTCCCAGCTCCATCGTCATCGCCCCGATCACCGACGACGAGCTGGCGAAGCCCACCACGCTCCTCGTCTGCGACGTCTGTCGAACCCACCTCGACGGCACGACCACCGTCGTCGAACAGCTCGACGGCAGCCGCTGCACGAGTGTCCGGTGTCCTGGGCACCTCGTGTCCACACCCAGAAGCGAGAACTTCTATCGGGACCTGTACGCGTCGTCGGACATGCGGCGCATCGTCTCCCGAGAGCACTCGAGCCTGCTGGAGGACGATGTCCGGCTGGAGTACGAACGCGCCTTCCGATCAGGGGGCACGGATCCGGGCGCACCCAACGTCCTCGTGGCCACGCCCACGCTGGAGATGGGTATCGACATCGGCGACCTGTCGACGGTGCTCCTCGCCTCCCTGCCGCGGACCGTGGCGTCCTACCTCCAGCGAGTCGGCCGGGCAGGTCGCCTCACCGGCAACTCCCTCAATGTCGCCTTCGTAACCGGGCGCGGAGAGCACCTGCCCCGGCTCGGGGACCCGCTGTCCGTCATCAACGGCGAGGTCCGGCCGCCGGCGACCTATCTCAATGCCGAGGAGATCCTCCAGCGGCAGTACATCGCCTCGGTCATCGACCGGATGGCACGCAACCCGTCGCAGTTCATCCCCAGTAAGGCCGGGCTCGCGATGGAGTCGGCGGGATACGGCACGTTCCTCGGTGACCTTGTCACCGAGGCCGAGAACCATGCCGACGAGTACCTCGAGGAGTTCCTCGAGACCTTCGACAACCTCAAGCCCGAGACCCAGGAGATGCTCCGGGCGTGGGCGACGCCGCAGGAGGCCGCCGGTGAGGTCGACTGGGGGACGAGCGGTCTGGCCCGACTCGTGTATGCCGCGTCACAGCGGTGGGGGCAGCTCGACCTCGACCTCGCGCACCGACGTCAGGAGATCCTCGCCAAGCTCCCCGAGCTCAAGGCCGCCGCGGAGAGTCCGGCTGCCTCGGACGACGACAAGCGGGACTTCCGTTCTGCCGAGTCGACGCTCAAGTTGGTCGGCCGCCACCACAACGACCACCGCAACAAGCACTGGATCTCGTCGTTGGAGGAGTATGGGCTGTTGCCCAACTACACCCTCGTCGACGACTCGGTCACCCTCGACGTCGCCGTGACCTGGCGCGACCCGGAGACGAACGCCTACATGTCGGAGCAGCGGACGTTCAACCGGGTGGCGTCCCTGGCCCTTCGGGACTTCGCGCCCGGCGCGACCTTCTACGCCCGCGGTCTGGAGATGGACGTCGACGGGCTCGACCTCGGCACCGAGACGAACCTCATCCGGCCCTGGGCGTGGTGCGACGTCTGCGGGTATGCGTGCGACCTCGCGCCCGCTGGCAACCAGATCACCGTGACGTCGTGCCCCCGATGCGGCAGCTCGCAGATCGCGGACGCCGCCCAACGGTTCGAGGTCGTAGAGATGACCAGGGTTCTGAGCGAGGTCCGAAGGGACGAGAGCCGCATCAACGACAGCAGCGACGAGCGAAAGAAGACTCGCTTCGTCATCGCCGTCGCCCCGGACCTGAACCCGGCCAACGTCACGCGTCAGTGGGCTGTGACCGGTGGAACGTTCGGGATCGCGCACTACCGATCGATGGACATCCGCTGGCTCAACGCCGGCCGCGCCAGTGTGTCGGGCATGTCGGCGCGAGGTGTGGCAGGGCAGCAGCTGCCGAACACGATGTTCCGCGTCTGCGCGGCATGCGGGAAAGCGGACAGCCACGCCAACGCGAACAACCGTCACGAGCACCGGCCCTGGTGCCGCTACCGGGACGCGTCCGCCGAGGATGCCCGCGTGGTCGGTCTGACGCGGACCCTGACGACTCAGGCCGTGGTGCTGTCTCTGCCCCTGCAGGTCACGCTCGGCGACTCCTTCGCCGTCCCCAGCCTGGCCGCGGCGGTGCTGTTGGGGCTCCGCGAGCGCATGGGCGGCAACCCAGACCATCTCGAGGTCGCGACGATCCCGGCACCCATCCCCGGCGGCGCCCAAGGGGAGGTCCGTGATGCTCTGCTCCTGCACGACATCGTGCCGGGTGGAACGGGCTACCTCGCGGACCTCGCCGAGCCGGAGGAGATGTGGGACCTCCTCGCCACAGCCCTCCAGGTCGTGGCGCTGTGTCCCTGCAAGGACGAGAACCGGATGGCCTGTCATCGGTGCCTCCTGCCCTTCTCCTTCGGGCTGGGTGCCGATCGGCTGTCCCGGCTAGCGGCCGAGCGGCACCTTCGGACGATCCTGGGCATGTCGTCCCCCTTGGAGTCCGACGAGGTCCCGCCGGCTGATGCGATGGGCTGGCAGGTCACCGAGGGCCCTGTGGGGAGCGGCAGCAGTGAGTCGCACCTCGAACTGCTCTTCCGCAATGTCTTCGAGGAGCGTCTCAAGGCACTCAACGCCACGGTCAAGGAGAAGCCCGGCCCCTCTGGGAACCGGCTCACCATCACCTTCGGTGGGGACCAGCGCGTCTGGACCCTGACTCCGCAGGAGCTGTCGCACGGGTCCATCCCCGACTTCGTGCTGCGGAGCAACGATCCGGGCATTCCACCGATCGCGATCTTCACTGACGGCTGGACCTACCACGCCAGCCCGCAGCACAACCGCATCGCGGACGACGCTGTGAAGCGCAACACTCTGCGGCTCAACGACTTCGCAGTCCTCGGGCTGACGGATGCAGACCTCACGGAGGGAGGAAAGCACGCGCCGGCATACGAGTGGGTGCTGCCGCCCGTCGTCGACCACCTCCTGGCCCTGCCCGCTGGTCAGCCGGGGGGAGGCTTCAACCGGGACGCGGTCAAGGCTCTGACCGGCGGGCCGATGGACTGGCTCATGTCGTGGATCCAGCAGCCCCATCACGCTCCCCGCAAGGCGCTCGCGGACGCGGTCTGGATGCTGCTCGCCGCGAACGGCGCCGTCGGTATTGCCGTTGACGCCGAGGCCAGTCTCGCGGGTCTTGCGGCCGAGCTCATGGCGGCGGCCGGGAACGCCACCACCTCTGGCGCGCCTTCGGCGATCTGGTGGCGCGAGGGCCAGGTGGGCGTCTTGACGCGACTCCACCCCGCAACCCAGACGGCCATGGAGACCGTCGTCATCCTTGACGACAGCGACTCTGCCGTGGCGGATCCGGACCACAAGCGGGCGTGGCAGCGCTGGCTACAGCTCGCAAACGCGTTCACGGACGCGAGCCACACGGTTGTCCTGACGTCGACCACGCTGGCGACCACCACCGGGGCGCCAGCGGTAGTCGTTGCCTCGGTCGCTGCGCCCGCCGTGGACCTGGCACCCGAGTGGGCAGCGCTTGCCGACCTCGTCAAGGACAGCGCACTCGAGCTCGCCCTGGTCCGGGCACTGGCTAACTCGACGACCGTCGCCGTGCCCGTCTATGGCGAGGAGTTCGCCAACGGAACACCCGTCGACTTCGCTTGGCCCAACCGCAAGATCGCCGTGCTCGTCGATCCCGACGACGCCTCTATCGAAGACCTCCAGGCGGACGGCTGGACCGTCGTCGACGCCAAGATCGAAGCGCTGCTGGAAGCACTCACCGAGAAGGAAGCCCACTGA